In a genomic window of Pelecanus crispus isolate bPelCri1 chromosome 1, bPelCri1.pri, whole genome shotgun sequence:
- the LDHB gene encoding L-lactate dehydrogenase B chain, whose amino-acid sequence MATLKEKLMTPIAAGITVPNNKITVVGVGQVGMACAISILGKGLCDELALVDVLEDKLKGEMMDLQHGSLFLQTHKIVADKDYAVTANSKIVVVTAGVRQQEGESRLNLVQRNVNVFKFIIPQIIKYSPNCTILVVSNPVDILTYVTWKLSGLPKHRVIGSGCNLDTARFRYLMAERLGIHPTSCHGWILGEHGDSSVAVWSGVNVAGVSLQELNPTMGTDKDGENWKDLHKQVVESAYEVIRLKGYTNWAIGLSVADLCETMLKNLCRVHSVSTLVKGMYGIENDVFLSLPAVLSASGLTSVINQKLKDDEVAQLKKSADTLWNIQKDLKDL is encoded by the exons ATGGCTACTCTCAAGGAGAAGCTGATGACCCCCATTGCTGCGGGAATCACGGTCCCGAACAACAAGATAACAGTTGTGGGGGTTGGACAGGTTGGGATGGCCTGTGCTATCAGCATCCTTGGAAAG ggtCTTTGTGATGAGCTTGCTCTGGTTGATGTTCTGGAAGACAAACTAAAAGGAGAAATGATGGATCTACAGCACGGGAGCTTGTTCCTTCAGACTCACAAGATTGTGGCAGACAAAG ACTATGCTGTCACAGCCAACTCCAAGATTGTGGTAGTAACTGCAGGAGTTCGTCAGCAAGAGGGGGAGAGTCGTCTCAACCTGGTTCAGAGGAATGTGAATGTCTTCAAATTCATCATTCCTCAGATCATCAAATACAGCCCCAACTGCACCATCCTGGTGGTTTCCAACCCAG TGGATATATTAACCTATGTCACATGGAAGCTGAGTGGCCTGCCAAAACACCGTGTGATTGGAAGTGGCTGCAATCTAGACACAGCTAGATTCCGCTATCTGATGGCTGAGAGACTTGGTATCCACCCAACCAGCTGCCATGGCTGGATCTTGGGAGAACATGGTGATTCTAGTG TGGCTGTTTGGAGTGGAGTTAATGTGGCAGGTGTGTCTCTCCAGGAGCTGAATCCTACCATGGGAACTGACAAAGATGGTGAGAACTGGAAGGATCTCCACAAGCAAGTGGTTGAAAG TGCCTATGAGGTAATCAGACTTAAGGGATACACAAACTGGGCTATTGGCCTTAGCGTTGCTGACCTCTGTGAGACCATGCTGAAGAACTTGTGCCGGGTTCACTCAGTCTCAACACTGGTAAAG GGCATGTATGGCATTGAGAATGATGTCTTCTTGAGCCTTCCTGCTGTCCTAAGTGCCTCTGGATTGACAAGTGTCATCAACCAAAAGCTGAAGGATGATGAGGTGGCTCAGCTGAAGAAGAGCGCAGATACATTGTGGAACATCCAGAAAGATCTCAAAGATCTGTAA